The DNA region TGTACGTCGACCCCCGGCAGCCGGGGCGCCCGGAGGGGCACGGACGGATGCGCCTGTACCTCCGCGAACCGGAAAGCCTCACCCACATCCTTCCTTTCTTCGAGCACCTCGGACTGGAAGTGCTTGAGGAGCGCCCCTACGAAATTGTTGATTCAGGGTCCCGGACATTCTTTCTGTACGATCTCTCGGTTCGCTATCCAGTGGAGTCTTCCGGGCCCCAGGCTCTGGCTCTGGTCCCGGATGCCTTCAGCGCCGCTCTCACCGGTCTGGCCGAGTCCGACCTGCTCGACCGCCTGGTTCTTCGCCAGGGCTTCCCATGGCGGATAGTGTCACTGCTCCGCAGCTATGCCAAGTATTGGCGTCAGCTCGGGACGTCCCATTCCTTCGATTTCATGGCTTCCACGCTGCTGGCGCATCCTTTGGTGACAAGGGAACTCGTTACGCTGTTCTCTGCCAAATTCGACCCGGATCTGTATGGCGCCGACCGGGAATGGAGAGTGCGAAAGGCCGACGCCGCGGTGACGGAGGCCGTTTCGGCCGTGCCCACACTGGACGCTGGTTTTGTTCTGGAGACGTTTGCTTCCCTGATCCGGGCCACTGTGCGGACAAACTTCTATCAGGACAAGGAGTACATCAGCACGAAGTTCGACCCGTCCGGGATCGAAGTGCTCCCCAAGCCCCGTCCCACGCACGAAGTGTGGGTGTATTCCCCGCGGATCGAAGGGGTTCACCTTCGCTTCGGCAAGACCGCCCGCGGCGGACTCCGCTGGTCCGACCGAAAGGAAGATTTCCGGACCGAAGTCATGGGGCTGGTCAAGGCGCAGGCCGTCAAGAACGCCGTCATCGTCCCTGACGGGGCCAAGGGCGGCTTCTTCTCCAAGGCGGCCGCAGGGCTGGCTGGCCGGGAACTGCTTCTGGCAGAGGGCCAGGAGTGCTACCGAATCTTCATCCGGGGACTCCTCGATGTCACCGACAACATCCGTTTTGAGGAACGCGGCCAGTCCACCATCCCGCCGCCGCGCGTGGTGCGATATGACGGCGACGACCCGTACCTTGTCGTAGCCGCTGACAAGGGCACCGCCGCCTTCTCCGACATCGCGAACGGCGTGGCCGGAAGCTACGACTACTGGCTCGGCGATGCCTTCGCCTCCGGCGGCTCGGTGGGGTACGACCACAAACGGATGGGAATCACCGCCCGGGGTGCCTGGGAATCCGTAAGAAGTCACTTCAGCGAAATCGGCATCGACCCGCAGGCTTCGGATTTCACAGCGGCCGGCATTGGAGACATGAGCGGCGACGTCTTCGGAAACGCCATGCTGTTGTCACGCCACTTCCGATTAGTCGCAGCCTTCGACCATCGCCACATCTTTCTGGACCCGGAACCAGACGCTGCGGCCTCATTCGGCGAACGCCAGCGGCTCTTTAGTCTGCCGCGGTCCAGCTGGGATGACTATGACCGTTCGCTGATCAGTCCCGGAGGGGGTGTCTGGCCGCGGGATGCCCGCCGCATTCCCCTCGGCCCCCCGGCGGCAGAAGCGCTCGGTATCGACCCGTCGGTGGAGTCCATTCATCCGCCTGACTTGTTGCGGGCCATTTTGATGGCCCCCGTTGATTTGCTCTATAACGGCGGGATCGGAACCTACGTCAAGGCCACCGAAGAGAGCCATGCGAACGCCGGCGACCGGGCCAACGATGCCTTCCGCATCAACGGCAACGACGTACGGGCCCGGGTGGTCGTCGAGGGCGGAAACCTTGGCGTCACCCAGGCAGGCAGGGTCGAAGCAGCCCTCAACGGGGTGCTGATTAACACAGACGCCATCGACAACTCAGCCGGCGTGGACTGCTCCGACCATGAAGTAAACATCAAGATCCTGCTGGCTCAACAGATCAGGGCCGGACGGCTCCCCGCTGCGGAGAGGGCACAGTTCCTGGACGGGCTCACTGCTGAAGTGGCTGACCTGGTCCTCAGGGACAATTCCGCCCAAAACGCGCTGCTCTTGACCGAACGCAGGTGCCCTCCGGCGTCATTCCCGAGCTATGAGCGCCTGATGCAGTTCCTCGAAGGCAAGGGGGAACTGGACCGACTGCTGGAGGGCCTCCCGGACTCGCAAACACTGGGGGAACGGATGGCTCGGGGCAAAGGTTTAACCTCGCCCGAACTGGCCGTGTTGGCGGCATACTCCAAGAACATCCTGGCGGGAGCCATCCGCTCCGACACCCTCATCAGGGATCCTTACTTCGAATCGGTGCTGCGCGGCTATTTCCCCGACCCGGTCGTGGCGAGGTTTGGTGCGCAACTCAATCTTCATCCCCTGCGGGACGACATCATCGCCACGGTTGTCGCCAACGAAACTGTCAATATCGGCGGCATCACCGCCGTTTTCAGGCTCATGGAAGAAACCTCCTGCGACGAGGCCGCGGCGGCCCGGGCCTTCGTTATTGCCAACGAGGTGTTCGGGCTTCGTGAGCTGACCAGCGGCCTCGTCGGTCTGGGCGCGGAACTGTCAGCCGAAAAGAGGAGCCGGATCCACCTGGATATCCAGCGCGTCCTGGACATGGCCATGCGCTGGTTCATCCAATACGACCATCACCTCCCGATAGCGGACTGCGTGCAGCTCTACCGGCCGGTCGTGGAGACCCTGCGGCACCGGCTGGCGGAGCTCCTCGTCGGCAGTGACAAGCTGGCTGTCCTGTCCCTGCTGGATGAAACGCGTGAATGGGGAATTCCCGAGAGTATTGCCGTCGCCTGGGCCGAACTCCACGAGACCTCGACGCTGCTCGACATTGCCCGGGTGCAGCAGGTAACGGCCAAACCCTTGGACGTCGTCGCCCCAACATACTTTGCAGTGCACAATCGATTCCGGATAGAGGAGGTGCTGAACCGGATCGACAGCCTGCCCAGCACTACTAAATGGCAAGCCATGGCCCGGGCGTCCTTGCGGGAGGACCTGTCCAACGTTGTCCCGGAACTCACGGTCGCCGTCCTTGCGAGGGGCTCACGCTCGCCCGTCGCCGACCAAGTTACCGAATGGGAGGAACGCCACCGCGACAGACTCCTGGCCTCTGAACGCCTGCTGGAGTCTGCTCCGGCGAGTAGCTTCGAAGCCCTGACGACGTATGTCGGGACGCTAAGAAAGGCAGCTGGGTCGTAGCGGCGTTCACTTCCGCATGATGGCGGGGAGCCTGGAGGGGACCGCGCCCCGGTCACGGCCGGATCCGGTCCCCTTCAGTCATGACTGAATCAGTGGCCTTGGAATGCTTCCGCCAGCCACCATGATCCCCCGTCGGAGGCGATCTTCGCATCGATGACCAACGGACGGCTCTCAGACCCAGCGTGGAACTTGGCGACCCACGCCTTTACCGGCTCCAAATCGTCAAGGGTGCGCACGGTGATGCCATCCGCGCCGAATCCCCTGGCAATGGCAGCAATGTCCGTCTCCGGAAATTTCACGCTGCGAAGATCCAGAGAGTCGTCAAGCTCAGCAAAATGGTGCACTTCGGCCCCGTATGCGGCGTCGTTGTAAACGATGCACACCAGGGGCAGGTTGAGGCGGACGGCTGTTTCCAATTCACTGATCCCCATCAGGAAACCGCCGTCGCCGGCGCCCAGGACGGGGACACGTTCAGGTTGGGCAATCGCAGCGCCGATGGCGGTATACAGACCCAGCCCAATGGCTTGGAACGCCTGCGTGAAGCAGAAGCCGAACTCGTCTGGCACGGCAAGGTACTGACTCGGGTAGCCCATGAAGTTTCCTGAGTCCACGGAAACAATACGGTTCGTTGGCAGGAGCGAATCAAGTTCCCGGCTGAGGACGCGCGGATCGATCAGTGTCGACGTGGACAGGTCCGCCGTGTCGACGTCCCTCCACCGCGACCCCTGCTTGATCGTCACTGCATTGGTCTCCGTGCGATACTTTTCCGCTGGAGCCGGCTGGGCGGCTTTCAACAAGGCAAGCGCGTCCATAGCGGTGAGCGCAGAGTCCCCCAGGACGCCCAGCGATATTGGCCGATTGGCTCCCAGCGAAGCGTCCTCGACATCGACCTGGACCACCTTCGTGCCCGGGGAAATCAGGCGGCCATGCCGCATGGTCCACATGTTCAGGGTGCAGCCCCACCCAACAATCAGGTCTGCCCCGCTGATGAGCTCAGCCGTCACTGGTGAGGAGAAGCCCCCGGAAATGCCCAGGTTAAAGGTTTCGCCATTGAATAGCCCGTTGGCCACCGCGGAGGTTGCCACCAGAGCTCCGGCATGCTCGGCCAAGGCGAGAAGGGCTTCCTTGGCCCCACGCCCTCCCCGTCCGGCCACAAACACGGGTCGTTCGGCCTGCTGGAGCACTTGAACGAGGTGCTCCACTGCTGCGGGATCAGGCCGCAACCGTGCTGGTTCCTGCAGCCGGACAGAATCGAGGGTGTCCGGCGCGAAACCGCTCTGCACGTCAAGAGGGAGACTGAGGACGACGGTGCGGCGTTCGTTGACTGCGGTGCGGAACGCCCGAACGGTATCGGCCACGGCCGAGTCGACGGAGTGAATCCGTTCCGCCACTGCCCCGATGCTTCGGGCAAGGGAGTCCTGATCAATCTTGAAATTCGATCGGACCGCAGCGCTTTGTGTGTCCGCGGTCAAGACAATCATCGGTGTCCGGCTCTTCGCCGCTTCCCCGATGCCCGTAATGGCATTGCTTAAGCCGCATCCCTGATGCGTGCTGACCACCCCGACTTTGCCGGACATTCGAGAATAGGCATCGGCCATGGTGGCGGCACCCCCCTCATGTCGGGCAGCTGTGTACGGCACACCCGCCTGCACGAGGATGTTAGTGACATCAAAGTTGCCGCTTCCAACAACGCCAAAGACGTGGCCCACGCCCAATTTGGCCAGCGTTTGGGCAACCAGCGTTGACACTTTTACGTTCTCGCTCATGATCCCTCCACAAGGGCGTAGACGCGGGTGGGGCTGCCGGTGCCTCCGACAATTGGCAAGGGGGCGACCACCAGGGTAGCTCCCACCGTGGGAAGCCTGTCCACCTGTCGAAGTGATGTCAGGCCGTACTTGTCGGCCCCAAGGAGAAATGAGTGGACGGGGAACATCGGGTCGAAAGTTGCCGCCTGGCCCGCATCGATGCCCACCGTTTCGACGCCGAACCCACTGATGCTGGTATTGGCTGCAATCCATTGGGCGCCCGCTACGGACACCCCCGGAGTGTGCGGCCCGGCGTCATCGGCATTGACGAAGTCGGCGGCATTCCCGCCCCTGGAGGACCAGCCGGTCCGGAAGATCACCCAGCAATTGTCGGGCAACTGGCCGTGCGTTTCCTGCCACTGCTCAAAGTGCTCAGGCTCCAGCAGAAAGTCCGGATTTTCGGCCACATCGGCGCTCTTGTCGATGACGATCAGAGGTCCGATGAGGCGGTGGGGCTCTATCTGGTCAACGGATTTGCCGTTTCTGCCCGAAATCCAGTGCACGGGCGCATCCAGGTGGGTGCCGGCATGCTCCCCAACAGTCACATCGTTCCAGGCCCACGCCGGGCCGGCGTCATCAAAGTTACTCACGGGCGAAAGGCTGAGGCCGACAGTGTTGGCCAGGGGCTGCGGAAGATTCAGTATCGGCGTATCGCTGCTGAGCGGAGTCGTCAGGTCTACGACTTCTACGGAACCATCTGTGAGGGCTGCTGTGAGCCCGGCTAGTACAGACATTGTTCTCCTATGCGGTTTGTATTGAGTTCAAATGGACCCCCACCGGCCGTCCGGCGCCAGTTGTTGCCGCGGATCGCGAAATGGGGAATCCCGTGGCGTATAGAGAAACGAAGCGCCTTATGAGCGTCCCGCACCGACGGCGAGTAGCCGCCGGTGTCTTGGACATGACTTGGGTGACAGCGCCAGTTACCTTGGCCGCGGAGCCAGCCTGGTCGTGCGTCCGTGCGTCCACCATGGCAGTCCTTCTCGCGAGTGGTCTTGAGTCTATCCACTTTCCACCAAAATTTGTAGCGTTTTCGTTGCGATAAAAAAATTATCTCTAGAGAGCGGCTTATGATGGTCCCGGGACGGGTCAGGTTGCTTCCGGCCGCGTCAAAGGACCAGAAGCAGTGGAACAAACGACAGCACTTGATGCATCGGCTCGAGCGAATGGGCCCTGGTCGAATGCGCTCCCAACGCAGTGAATAGTCCTCGCCGGCGGACTGTCTAGTCTTCGACGACCGACCGTGCGTAGCGCTGGGCGATCGGGCCAAGCAGTGAGTGCAGCTTGGCAAAGAGTGCCTCGGCGGCCAGGCCGCTCCAGTCACCGGGAAGATACTCTTCAGGCAGGCCGGGATCCATATAGGGCAAACGGCGCCATTGGGTCACCATCGGGACGTAGTCGGCGAAGGCCTGCTTGAGATACTCCGGTGACTCAGGTTCGCTCAGGGGCAATTCGGACCAGCGCTGCAGTACAGGTTCGTGGCGGTCGATGAAGTCCGCATATAGTGCGTCAAGAGAGGGCAGGTCCCACCATTGCCCGACCTTCGACCGGATATGATCTTCGGTCAGGTGGGCTGCCTTAAACAGGTCCACGTATTCCATCAAGGACGCGCGTTCGAGCTGTTGACTTACTTCCTCCGCCAGGTTGCCGGGGGCTATCCATAAGCCCGGCGAAACTTGGCCGCAACCGATGCGCGTCAGAATGGTGCGGAGCTTGTGGCGAAGATGCCGCTGCGACTCAGGGACGGAGAATGATGTCAGGATCCAGTCATCACCCTTGCGTGCGCGGTGCGGGGAGAAAATGCGTTCGTCGCCCGCCCGGAAAACATCCTCCAGTCCTGGCGCCAGCCTGTAGGCGGCCGACCCGTTCTTTCGGAGGCTGACGAGAACTCCACGCTTCTTCAGCCGCGAGACTGACGAGCGCACTCCGGCTGACTCAACTCCTAGATCGCTCAGGAGTCGTATCAGCTCTGATACTGCAAACGCGCCGTCATGGGCGCGGGCATAAAGTCCGTAGACGGTCACGATGAGATGCTGGTGGCGTGGCATGGGTGAAATGTCAGGGACAACATTGACTCCAGACATTCAACACCTCCGATAATGGATCGCCTTAACAGTCCAAGGTTACAGGCCTGAGGACCGTGCATCCTGCATCCTGACACGCGGCCGCAGGCAGGATGCTAGATGAACATCAATCCGGCCCACGGGGCACAAACCGGAACAGACCCGCCGAAAACCTCCTCAAATTCCTCCTGACTCATGGCACTCGTCGATGCTTCATGGGTCTTTTCGTTGCGTTCGTCAAAGTCGGAAACAGACATCGGAACTCCTTGGAAAGGGCATGTAGAACGCGGCGTCATAGCCGCCGTCAGGCATGCGTCATGAAAATAAGTATATGCAGTTTTGGTGACGGGCGTAAAGAGAACGACATGAAATTTATTCGTGCGCCGTTCGCGGCTTCCCAATCACAACCATCGCGGATTCGCGAACGGTCGTCATCGCAGGGATATACAATAGGGCGTTGTGACGTGGGATCATCACGCGCTGAAGGGAGACCCATGACTGACCGGACGAGGCCAAGCCGGCATGCCAGCATCGATCGCAATGTCGAATGGGTAGACACCGACGCCTCCGGCCACCAGCACAATTCCTCTGTCATGCGCTGGGTTGAGTCCGCGGAAGCGGAGCTCTTCCGGGCCCTCAACCTTCCTGATTATTTCCCGAGCGCACCGCGTGTACACCAGGCAATCAGCTACAGGGCAAAACTCTGGTTCGGCCAGCGCATCACGGCAACTGTCGGCATCCAAAAAATTGGCCGCACGTCCATGACCTACGCCTTTGAAGTGTTCGGCCATCCCCATCTCGAATCCGAAGGCGGAATCGCGGCGTTCGGCACGGTGACCGTGGCCCACGTCCCTTCAGGGTCCTTGACGGCCCAGCCCTGGCCGGCACACATGGTGGAAGCCGTACAGTCACTTCAGCTCACGACGCGGAACTGAACCATATAGGAGCGGGTAGGCGCTTCGCGTCATGAGAACGGCCCCGGCATGCATGCACGCCGGGGCCGTTCACAAATCCGACACAGTGTCGGTTTGCGGGGCCGGAAGAGCCACCGCCCGCAGAATCAGCGGTTTCCAATCACCGCAATCCCCTGGATCTCGATGAGAGCTTCCTTCTGCCACAGCCGGGTAACGCCAATGCCGGCCATCGCGGGATACTCCGAGCCCGCCATCTCGCGCCAGATCCGTCCGATTTCACGGCCGTTCGCCATGTAGTCGTCGACGTCGGTGAGATAGATCGTGACGCTGACCAAGTCCTGCGGCTGTCCCCCAGCCTCCGTCAGCGTTGTCAGAACGTTCGAAAACGCCTGCCTGAACTGTTCAACAATGCCGCCGGGCACGACATTCATGTCCTTGTCCAGTGCCGTCTGGCCTCCCAGATACACGGTGTTCCCGGCAAGGATGCCATGGGCATACCCGGATGGTTTGGAAAGCGACTGGGGGTTGACTGTCCTGTTGGTCACGGTGTGGTTCCTCCTGCATATGGGGTTGTCGTCGTTCGGGAAAAGAGCTCTTTTCAGATCCTCTGCATCGTGCTACCTTGAGCATATGTGACGACCGTAAAAAAGTCGACATATCTGATTGAAGGGAATTGGACGGATGAAACTGGCCACACTGCGTGCGGGCAAGCACACCACGGCGGCGGTACTTGTCTCAGACGACACTGCTTATCTGCCGTTGCCATACCCGGACGTGGGCACCATGGTCGCGGACCCGCAATGGCGCCGGACGGCGGGTTCCGTCGTATCGGGACAGCGTCATGATGCCAACAGCGTTTCGGCTTCCGCCGCCGAGCTGGCAGCCCTGCTGCCGGCGGCGGGCAAGGTGATTTGCTGCGGTCTGAACTACAGCGATCACATTCAGGAAATGGGCCGGGAACTCCCGGAATATCCCACCCTCTTCGCGAAGTACGCGGACACATTGACCGGGGCAGGTGACACGATCGACGTCGTCGGCAGTGAACGGGTTGACTGGGAGGCCGAACTGGCCGTCGTCGTCGGTTCCCCCTTATTCCGCGCAGATGAGGAACAGGCCCTGCAGGCCATCGCCGGCTACACCGTGGCGAACGATGTTTCGATGCGTGACTGGCAGAACCGCACCCTGCAGTGGTTTCAGGGCAAAGCCTTCGACGCCACCACCCCCGTTGGGCCGGTCATGATTACCGCCGATGAAGTCGAAGGCGATTTCGAGGTCCGCGGTTACGTGAACGGTGAACTGGTGCAAGCCGGAAACACGGGGACGCTGGTGTTCGGCCCCGCGAAGCTCCTCTCCTACATCTCCCACTTCACGGTTCTGCGGCCGGGGGACCTGGTCCTGACCGGCACGCCCGGCGGAGTGGGAATGGGAATGAACCCCCCACGCTTCCTGCAGGACGGCGATCTTCTCACAACCGAGATTGCAGGCATCGGACGCCTGGAGAACAGGATCCGCATCCATCACAACGACGGCCGTGCAACCTACAGCGCACCGGTTACTTCAACCGCAACAACCTAGGAGTGAACACCATGAGCAATACCACCACCGCGTACCTGACCGAGGGCGACAACTCCATGTACGCCGGAGCGGACGGCAAAGTCGTCCCGGTCGTCACCCGTGCAGGTGAGGAAGACACCAACACCGCCCAGTCCGGTGACTGCATCCGCGTTTCGGGCGTCTCCATCCAACACACTCCCGCCACGAAGATCTGGTTCGGCCAGGTATCGAACACGCCAGGATACCGTTCACTGCCCCACCACCACGGCGAGGCGGAAACCGGAGGGTACGTCCTGCGCGGGGCCGGTCGCATCTACTACGGCGAAAACTACTCTGAGTACCAGGACATGAAGGCCGGCGACTGGGTCTTCGTCCCCCCCTTCATGCCGCACGTCGAGGCCAACATGTCAGTCACCGAAGAACTCATCTGGCTCACCACCCGCACCCCCGAGAACATTGTCGTGAACCTCGAAGACGTCGCCGACGAGACCCTCGCCGACTACCGCCGGGTCTAGCCGCCATGCCCTCGGTTACGCCCACCGTCACGGTGCCCACCTCGGAAACCTTCCTCCGCGCCATCCAGCTCACCCACGTCCCGGCGCAAGTCAATGACGAGGCCTACGAAGCCACCACACAGTACGTGCCATGGCCCAAGTCCTATGGCGGGGACATGGTGGCCCAGTCTGCAGCTGCCATGATGCGCTCCGTCGAGGCAGACCGGACACTGCACTCCATGCACAGCTACTTCATGCGGCCAGTCGACGTCGGCGCAACCGTTCGCTACGAGGTGGAACGGCTGCGGGACGGCCGCGGCTACTCGACCCGCAGCGTCCGTGGCTACCAGAACGGCAAGACCGTTTTCACGGCCATGGGGTCCTTCCAAGTCCCCGAAAACGGTCCCGACTACCAGCAAGGCTCCCCCGCAGACCTCGCACCCGAGGCGCTGCGAAGCGCCGCAGAGGTGCTGGCGGGCGTCGACGGGCCCGCAGCCGAGTATTGGTCCACGGGACGCAGTTTCGACATGCGCCATGTTCCCGGTCCGGTGTACCTGGACGTCGAGGGAGGCCCCCAGGCCCACCAGGCCGTCTGGGTGAAGGCCTTCAACCGGCTGCCCGATGCAGCCACTGACCGCCTCACCGCTGACCTGCACCGGGCGGCCCTGGCCTACGTGTGCGATTACACGATTCTGGAGACGCTGCTGCGGGTCCGCGGGCTGCACTGGTCCTCGCCCGGGCTCAGCACCGCCAGCCTTGACCATTCAATGTGGTTCCACCGTGACGGACGCGCCGACGAATGGGTGCTCTATGTCCAGGAAGCCGTCTCCGCCCAACGCAACCGTGGCCTGGCCCTGGGCCGTTTCTTTGACCGGCAGGGGTTCCTGCTTGCCACCGTGGCCCAAGAGGGCATGATCCGATCTTCTTCCTGAGCCGGTTCCCGGACTCACATCACCATCTTTTGAAAGGAGAGGCCATGACATTCACATCATCGGCCCACGTGGACACCTTTACCAGGGACCACCTACCGCCGGCCAGCCTTTGGCCTGCGCTCGAGTTCACCCTTCCTGAGCTCCAGTACCCGGAAAAGCTCAATGCTGCGTCAGTGCTGATCGACGGCGGAGTCACCGCATACGGGCCGGACCGGCCCGCACTGCACGCACCTGACGGAACCACATGGACCTATGGCGAGCTCCAGCAGCGTGCGAACCAGGCCGCGCAGGTACTCACGGAGGACTTCGGCGTGGTTCCGGGCAACCGCGTCCTGCTGCGTGGGCCCAACAACCCGTGGCTCGTCGCTGCCTGGCTCGGAGTCTTGAAGGCCGGCGCGGTGGTTGTCACCACCATGCCGATGCTCCGCGCCCCCGAAATCAGCACGTTGATCGGGCTCACCAAACCGGTCGTGGCGATCTCGGATCACCGCTTCGTCGACGAACTGTCCGCGGCAGCCAGCGCCGACGTCAGCGTGCTGTCCTATGGAGGGGACGGTGTCGATGATTTTATCGCCCGCTGTTCTGCGAAAGACGGTCAATTCAGCGACGTCGAGACCTCCGCGGACGACGTCGCGCTCCTGGGACCCACATCAGGCACCACCGGCGCACCGAAAGTCACCATGCACTTCCACCGTGACATCCTCGCCACGGCAGACACCTTCGCCCGTCACATCCTCCAGCCCACGTCCGGGGATGTGTTTGCGGGATCACCTCCCATCGCCTTCACCTTCGGGCTCGGCGGTCTGGTGATCTTCCCGTTGCGTTTCGGCGCCTCCTCCCTTCTGACGGAGCGTGCCGCCCCGGTGGAACTGGCGGAAAACGCCGCCGCCGCCGGTGCCACCATCCTCTTCACGGCGCCCACGGCCTACCGCGCGATCCTCAAAGCCGGCCGCGGCGAACTACTCAGCCGCCTCCGGATCGCCGTCTCGGCAGGTGAGCACCTGCCCAAGGAAACATGGGAAGCCGTCCGCAACGCCACCGGGGTCCGCCTGGTGAACGGTATCGGCGCGACCGAACTGCTCCATGTGTTCATTTCAGCCGCCGGCGACGACATCCGCCCAGGCACAACAGGCAAGGCTGTACCCGGCTACCGGGCAGTGATCCTGGACGACTCAGGCATGGAGGCCGGGCCCAACCAGCCCGGCAGGCTCGCGGTCATAGGGCCCACCGGCTGCCGGTACATGGACGATGACCGACAGGCGAAATACGTCATTAACGGCTGGAACGTTACCGGGGACACTTTCGTGCAGGACGAGGACGGGTACTTCACCTACCAATCACGCTCGGACAACATGATCGTCTCCTCCGGATACAACATCGGCGCCCCCGAAGTGGAAGCAGCCATCGACCAGCACCCTGACGTCGTTGAAAACGCTGTCGTGGCACGGGCCGACGAGGAGCGAGGCAGCGTCGTCTGCGCCTTCATCGTCCTGCGCGACGGCGTCAATGCAGACGACGCCAAGCGCAAGGAGATCCAGGACTTCGTCAAGGCCACTATCGCCCCATACAAGTACCCGCGGGACGTCCGGTTCGTCGATGAACTCCCACGCAACCCCAGCGGCAAACTGCAGCACTTCAAGCTGCGCGACCGCCTCGA from Arthrobacter pascens includes:
- a CDS encoding fumarylacetoacetate hydrolase family protein; this translates as MKLATLRAGKHTTAAVLVSDDTAYLPLPYPDVGTMVADPQWRRTAGSVVSGQRHDANSVSASAAELAALLPAAGKVICCGLNYSDHIQEMGRELPEYPTLFAKYADTLTGAGDTIDVVGSERVDWEAELAVVVGSPLFRADEEQALQAIAGYTVANDVSMRDWQNRTLQWFQGKAFDATTPVGPVMITADEVEGDFEVRGYVNGELVQAGNTGTLVFGPAKLLSYISHFTVLRPGDLVLTGTPGGVGMGMNPPRFLQDGDLLTTEIAGIGRLENRIRIHHNDGRATYSAPVTSTATT
- a CDS encoding cupin domain-containing protein, producing MSNTTTAYLTEGDNSMYAGADGKVVPVVTRAGEEDTNTAQSGDCIRVSGVSIQHTPATKIWFGQVSNTPGYRSLPHHHGEAETGGYVLRGAGRIYYGENYSEYQDMKAGDWVFVPPFMPHVEANMSVTEELIWLTTRTPENIVVNLEDVADETLADYRRV
- a CDS encoding acyl-CoA thioesterase encodes the protein MPSVTPTVTVPTSETFLRAIQLTHVPAQVNDEAYEATTQYVPWPKSYGGDMVAQSAAAMMRSVEADRTLHSMHSYFMRPVDVGATVRYEVERLRDGRGYSTRSVRGYQNGKTVFTAMGSFQVPENGPDYQQGSPADLAPEALRSAAEVLAGVDGPAAEYWSTGRSFDMRHVPGPVYLDVEGGPQAHQAVWVKAFNRLPDAATDRLTADLHRAALAYVCDYTILETLLRVRGLHWSSPGLSTASLDHSMWFHRDGRADEWVLYVQEAVSAQRNRGLALGRFFDRQGFLLATVAQEGMIRSSS
- a CDS encoding AMP-binding protein; its protein translation is MTFTSSAHVDTFTRDHLPPASLWPALEFTLPELQYPEKLNAASVLIDGGVTAYGPDRPALHAPDGTTWTYGELQQRANQAAQVLTEDFGVVPGNRVLLRGPNNPWLVAAWLGVLKAGAVVVTTMPMLRAPEISTLIGLTKPVVAISDHRFVDELSAAASADVSVLSYGGDGVDDFIARCSAKDGQFSDVETSADDVALLGPTSGTTGAPKVTMHFHRDILATADTFARHILQPTSGDVFAGSPPIAFTFGLGGLVIFPLRFGASSLLTERAAPVELAENAAAAGATILFTAPTAYRAILKAGRGELLSRLRIAVSAGEHLPKETWEAVRNATGVRLVNGIGATELLHVFISAAGDDIRPGTTGKAVPGYRAVILDDSGMEAGPNQPGRLAVIGPTGCRYMDDDRQAKYVINGWNVTGDTFVQDEDGYFTYQSRSDNMIVSSGYNIGAPEVEAAIDQHPDVVENAVVARADEERGSVVCAFIVLRDGVNADDAKRKEIQDFVKATIAPYKYPRDVRFVDELPRNPSGKLQHFKLRDRLEHENDQLAGAAATQP